A region of Anguilla rostrata isolate EN2019 chromosome 10, ASM1855537v3, whole genome shotgun sequence DNA encodes the following proteins:
- the add2 gene encoding beta-adducin isoform X2, whose amino-acid sequence MSTSPTPKGTPMQRSPSDGSSGAPQSLQSPQHPDDQSTPITMAAHKKRVSSILQSPSFREELDVLIQDQMKKGSSSSSLWALRQIADFMASHGSPAALPVSPSTVTMVTPINDLHGWEPGSMVKGERLMRCKLASAYRLLDLYGWAQINRTLLTLRVSKEQEHFLVLPDGLAYSEATASSLVKVNVLGEVVERGSTTLGVDVASFSLHSAIYSARPDVRCLLHMHTPATAAVSAMKCGILPLSHEALLVGDVAYYDYNGLMEEEEDRVELQKSLGPTCKVLVLRNHGIVALGESVEEAFYTVYHIQAACQIQVSALCCAGGEQNLIMLDRSTQRPNPTGTVGWAGSTFGPLHKSRLGEHEFEALMRTMDNLGYRTGYAYRFPVLLERARTRREVEVPATVTAFNFNEEGGGVRPLPRNPPHAQKQQQEKTRWLNTPNTYLRVSQDQASPGHQRTTWLKTEEVTQGSGTAIKIENSNQFVPLFTNPQEVLETRNKIREQNRQDMKTAGPQSQLLASVISDKTPPSPENELAPGQNGPEGGPQKIPPSPEPPNPFNQLTDKELEEYRQEVQRKQKLGLDDDETNATETTDITKTVVQNGKEEDLKQQEEELEKGMKALSTADTTPAPPTAPPPDAPPAKPGLTPEGSPAKSPSKKKKKFKAPSFLKKSKKQKEKVEKVEA is encoded by the exons TCCTTTCGGGAGGAGCTGGACGTGCTGATCCAGGACCAGATGAAGAAGGGCAGCAGCTCGTCCAGCCTGTGGGCCCTGCGGCAGATCGCCGACTTCATGGCCTCTCACGGCTCTCCTGCAGCGCTGCCCGTCTCCCCCTCCA CCGTCACCATGGTGACCCCCATAAACGACCTGCACGGCTGGGAGCCGGGCTCCATGGTGAAGGGGGAGAGGCTGATGCGCTGCAAGCTGGCTAGCGCCTACCGGCTGCTGGACCTGTACGGCTGGGCTCAGATCAACCGCACCCTGCTCACC TTGCGTGTGAGTAAGGAGCAGGAGCACTTCCTGGTTCTGCCGGACGGACTGGCCTACAGCGAGGCCACAGCCTCCAGTCTG gtgaagGTGAATGTACTGGGCGAGGTGGTGGAGAGGGGCAGCACCACCCTGGGCGTGGACGTGGCCTCCTTCAGCCTGCACTCCGCCATCTACTCTGCCCGGCCGGACGTCCGCTGCctgctgcacatgcacacgccgGCCACCGCCGCG GTGTCTGCCATGAAGTGTGGCATACTGCCGCTATCCCACGAGGCCCTGCTGGTGGGCGACGTGGCCTACTACGACTACAATGGgctgatggaggaggaggaagaccgGGTGGAGCTTCAGAAGAGTCTAGGGCCCACCTGCAAG GTGCTGGTGCTGAGGAATCATGGGATTGTGGCTCTGGGGGAGTCTGTGGAAGAGGCCTTCTACACTGTCTATCACATCCAGGCTGCCTGTCAGATACAG GTGTCAGCGCTGTGCTGTGCCGGTGGGGAGCAGAACCTGATCATGCTGGATCGCAGCACTCAGAGACCCAACCCGACCGGAACCGTGGGCTGGGCCGGGTCCACCTTCGGCCCGCTGCACAAGAGCCGTCTCGGGGAGCACGAGTTCGAGGCGCTCATGAGGACCATGGACAACCTG GGGTACCGCACGGGCTACGCCTACCGCTTCCCGGTGCTGCTGGAACGAGCGCGGACCCGGAGGGAGGTGGAGGTCCCCGCCACCGTCACCGCCTTCAACTTCAAcgaggaagggggcggggtcaggccCCTCCCGCGGAACCCCCCGCACGcccagaagcagcagcaggagaagACGCGCTGGCTCAACACCCCCAACACCTACCTGAGAGTCAGCCAGGACCAGGCCAGCCCCGGACACCAGCGCACcacg TGGCTGAAGACTGAGGAGGTCACACAGGGGAGTGGCACGGCCATTAAGATCGAGAACTCCAACCAGTTCGTCCCGCTGTTTACCAACCCCCAAGAGGTGCTGGAGACACGAAATAAG atccgTGAACAGAACCGTCAGGACATGAAGACTGCAGGGCCCCAGTCTCAGCTACTGGCCAGTGTCATCTCTGATAAGACTCCACCG TCGCCTGAGAATGAACTGGCACCTGGACAAAATGGCCCGGAGGGTGGCCCCCAAAAAATTCCTCCCTCTCCagagccccccaaccccttcaACCAGCTGACAGacaaggagctggaggagtACCGACAGGAGGTGCAGAGGAAGCAGAAACTGGGCCTGGATGATG ATGAGACCAACGCCACCGAGACCACGGATATCACCAAGACCGTGGTGCAAAATGGGAAGGAGGAGGACCtgaagcagcaggaggaggagctagAGAAAGGGATGAAGGCTCTCTCCACTGCTGACACGacgcctgccccgcccaccgccccgcccccagacgCCCCGCCCGCCAAGCCTGGCCTCACACCCGAAGGCTCTCCCGCCAAGTCCCCCtccaaaaagaagaagaagttcAAGGCCCCCTCTTTCCTGAAGAAGAGCAAGAAGCAAAaggagaaagtggagaaagtGGAGGCCTAA
- the add2 gene encoding beta-adducin isoform X1 → MSTSPTPKGTPMQRSPSDGSSGAPQSLQSPQHPDDQSTPITMAAHKKRVSSILQSPSFREELDVLIQDQMKKGSSSSSLWALRQIADFMASHGSPAALPVSPSTVTMVTPINDLHGWEPGSMVKGERLMRCKLASAYRLLDLYGWAQINRTLLTLRVSKEQEHFLVLPDGLAYSEATASSLVKVNVLGEVVERGSTTLGVDVASFSLHSAIYSARPDVRCLLHMHTPATAAVSAMKCGILPLSHEALLVGDVAYYDYNGLMEEEEDRVELQKSLGPTCKVLVLRNHGIVALGESVEEAFYTVYHIQAACQIQVSALCCAGGEQNLIMLDRSTQRPNPTGTVGWAGSTFGPLHKSRLGEHEFEALMRTMDNLGYRTGYAYRFPVLLERARTRREVEVPATVTAFNFNEEGGGVRPLPRNPPHAQKQQQEKTRWLNTPNTYLRVSQDQASPGHQRTTWLKTEEVTQGSGTAIKIENSNQFVPLFTNPQEVLETRNKIREQNRQDMKTAGPQSQLLASVISDKTPPSPENELAPGQNGPEGGPQKIPPSPEPPNPFNQLTDKELEEYRQEVQRKQKLGLDDGGEELVNEKGTPPATSPTKSPSPTNPPPTDETNATETTDITKTVVQNGKEEDLKQQEEELEKGMKALSTADTTPAPPTAPPPDAPPAKPGLTPEGSPAKSPSKKKKKFKAPSFLKKSKKQKEKVEKVEA, encoded by the exons TCCTTTCGGGAGGAGCTGGACGTGCTGATCCAGGACCAGATGAAGAAGGGCAGCAGCTCGTCCAGCCTGTGGGCCCTGCGGCAGATCGCCGACTTCATGGCCTCTCACGGCTCTCCTGCAGCGCTGCCCGTCTCCCCCTCCA CCGTCACCATGGTGACCCCCATAAACGACCTGCACGGCTGGGAGCCGGGCTCCATGGTGAAGGGGGAGAGGCTGATGCGCTGCAAGCTGGCTAGCGCCTACCGGCTGCTGGACCTGTACGGCTGGGCTCAGATCAACCGCACCCTGCTCACC TTGCGTGTGAGTAAGGAGCAGGAGCACTTCCTGGTTCTGCCGGACGGACTGGCCTACAGCGAGGCCACAGCCTCCAGTCTG gtgaagGTGAATGTACTGGGCGAGGTGGTGGAGAGGGGCAGCACCACCCTGGGCGTGGACGTGGCCTCCTTCAGCCTGCACTCCGCCATCTACTCTGCCCGGCCGGACGTCCGCTGCctgctgcacatgcacacgccgGCCACCGCCGCG GTGTCTGCCATGAAGTGTGGCATACTGCCGCTATCCCACGAGGCCCTGCTGGTGGGCGACGTGGCCTACTACGACTACAATGGgctgatggaggaggaggaagaccgGGTGGAGCTTCAGAAGAGTCTAGGGCCCACCTGCAAG GTGCTGGTGCTGAGGAATCATGGGATTGTGGCTCTGGGGGAGTCTGTGGAAGAGGCCTTCTACACTGTCTATCACATCCAGGCTGCCTGTCAGATACAG GTGTCAGCGCTGTGCTGTGCCGGTGGGGAGCAGAACCTGATCATGCTGGATCGCAGCACTCAGAGACCCAACCCGACCGGAACCGTGGGCTGGGCCGGGTCCACCTTCGGCCCGCTGCACAAGAGCCGTCTCGGGGAGCACGAGTTCGAGGCGCTCATGAGGACCATGGACAACCTG GGGTACCGCACGGGCTACGCCTACCGCTTCCCGGTGCTGCTGGAACGAGCGCGGACCCGGAGGGAGGTGGAGGTCCCCGCCACCGTCACCGCCTTCAACTTCAAcgaggaagggggcggggtcaggccCCTCCCGCGGAACCCCCCGCACGcccagaagcagcagcaggagaagACGCGCTGGCTCAACACCCCCAACACCTACCTGAGAGTCAGCCAGGACCAGGCCAGCCCCGGACACCAGCGCACcacg TGGCTGAAGACTGAGGAGGTCACACAGGGGAGTGGCACGGCCATTAAGATCGAGAACTCCAACCAGTTCGTCCCGCTGTTTACCAACCCCCAAGAGGTGCTGGAGACACGAAATAAG atccgTGAACAGAACCGTCAGGACATGAAGACTGCAGGGCCCCAGTCTCAGCTACTGGCCAGTGTCATCTCTGATAAGACTCCACCG TCGCCTGAGAATGAACTGGCACCTGGACAAAATGGCCCGGAGGGTGGCCCCCAAAAAATTCCTCCCTCTCCagagccccccaaccccttcaACCAGCTGACAGacaaggagctggaggagtACCGACAGGAGGTGCAGAGGAAGCAGAAACTGGGCCTGGATGATG GTGGGGAGGAGCTGGTCAATGAGAAGGGGACTCCCCCTGCCACCTCCCCCACtaagagcccctcccccactaacccccctcccacag ATGAGACCAACGCCACCGAGACCACGGATATCACCAAGACCGTGGTGCAAAATGGGAAGGAGGAGGACCtgaagcagcaggaggaggagctagAGAAAGGGATGAAGGCTCTCTCCACTGCTGACACGacgcctgccccgcccaccgccccgcccccagacgCCCCGCCCGCCAAGCCTGGCCTCACACCCGAAGGCTCTCCCGCCAAGTCCCCCtccaaaaagaagaagaagttcAAGGCCCCCTCTTTCCTGAAGAAGAGCAAGAAGCAAAaggagaaagtggagaaagtGGAGGCCTAA
- the snrnp27 gene encoding U4/U6.U5 small nuclear ribonucleoprotein 27 kDa protein — MGRSRSRSPPRRERRRSRSGSRDRERRRRERERSRSRDRDRRRSRSRSPHRRRSRSPRRHLSTSLSPSRQKDRRDEEKEGKEKTVKEHEISEEDLQGKTEDEIEMMKLMGFSNFNSTKGKKTDGSVNAHAINVSQKRKYRQYMNRKGGFNRPLDFIA, encoded by the exons ATGGGGAGAAGTAGGAGCCGGTCGCCACCAAGAAGAG AAAGACGTCGCTCTCGCTCTGGTTCAAGGGACCGTGAGCGGCGGCGCAGAGAGCGGGAGCGCTCGAGGTCGCGCGACAGAGACAGGCGGAGAAGCCGCTCGCGGTCGCCTCACAGGCGACGCTCCAG GTCACCACGGCGacacctctccacctctctctctccttcacggCAGAAGGACAGACGCGAtgaagaaaaggagggaaaggaAAAGACCGTGAAGGAACATGAGATTTCAG AGGAGGACCTCCAGGGTAAAACGGAGGATGAGATTGAGATGATGAAGCTCATGGGCTTCAGCAATTTTAATTCCACCAAG ggCAAGAAAACGGACGGTTCTGTCAATGCACATGCTATAAATGTTTCTCAGAAGAGAAAGTACAG gcaATACATGAACAGAAAAGGTGGATTCAACAGACCTTTGGATTTTATTGCCTAA